The window CCCGTGCAACTCGCCGCGGTGATCGAAGGAGACGGGACCGCCGCCAACCGTGGCTAGGTAAGCTCTAGCTCCGACCCGGACCTCTCCTTGAGGGCCACGACGGCGACCAGGGAGGCCAGAGCCGCTCCGATCACATAGAAAGCCGGGGACAGCAGGTTCCCGGTGCTCGTGACAAGCAATGTCGCAAAGAACGGCGCACCGCCGCCGAAGACCGCCACCGAGAGGTTGTAGGCCACGGAGAAACCGCTGTAGCGCATCCGGGTGGGGAACGCCTCGATGTAGGCGGGAAGGGCGGCGCCGAGGTAGCAGGACAGGAGCAAGGCCAGCACTATATCGGCGATGACGACGACGGCGTAGTTGCCCTGGTTCATGAGCAGCAACATGGGGTAGCTCAGCACGGCGAACCCGATGGCGGCGGCCAGCAGCAGCGGCTTCCGCCCGACTCGGTCGGATAGTGCCCCGGCGATCGGGATGACGACGACCGTCACGACGAGCACTATCAAGGTCGCGACGGATGCCCCGATAGCGCTGATGCCCAGCTGCTCGGTCATGTAGGTGTTGAAGTAAGTGAGGATGATGTAGAGACTGGCATTGTGGACGATCACCAAGCCGAAGACCACCAGGATCGAGCGCCAGCTGCGCGTGAGGCTTTCGCGCAGTGGTGACTTGGCAACCGAATGCTGCGCCTCCAGCTTCTGGAACTCCGGGCTCTCCTGCAGCCGCAGGCGGATATAGAGTCCGACGAGGCCGAGCGGA of the Streptosporangiales bacterium genome contains:
- a CDS encoding MFS transporter; its protein translation is MRQVTVGASTGNVIEWFDYATYGYLATEIGAAFFPFESRALSLLSSFAVFGVAFFMRPVGGLIFGSLGDRLGRRGVLAAVIGLMSLATLAIGFIPGYQTIGLWAPALLVLARFLQGLSGGGEFGGAASYVAEHAPARRRGFYVSLIESSALAGFLLGIVVVLILRGLLPAEAMNDWGWRLPFLAAGPLGLVGLYIRLRLQESPEFQKLEAQHSVAKSPLRESLTRSWRSILVVFGLVIVHNASLYIILTYFNTYMTEQLGISAIGASVATLIVLVVTVVVIPIAGALSDRVGRKPLLLAAAIGFAVLSYPMLLLMNQGNYAVVVIADIVLALLLSCYLGAALPAYIEAFPTRMRYSGFSVAYNLSVAVFGGGAPFFATLLVTSTGNLLSPAFYVIGAALASLVAVVALKERSGSELELT